The following proteins are co-located in the Meleagris gallopavo isolate NT-WF06-2002-E0010 breed Aviagen turkey brand Nicholas breeding stock chromosome 13, Turkey_5.1, whole genome shotgun sequence genome:
- the LOC100541467 gene encoding nucleoside diphosphate-linked moiety X motif 19 translates to MQWSSPPEAIERFKSQEIWLAPPQFYELCRLCNFSSLNDLHKFNSDRALEGCERWLPVTLTAADGFIQLLPGDELYPEDPDYTGEKKITLSTDKTVEDLMKEGSIFHRIVIKNTNTLAVYVNIQAKYKHMNPLMINTDSSSYNSRL, encoded by the exons atgCAGTGGTCATCCCCACCAGAAGCTATTGAACGCTTTAAATCTCAAGAAATCTGGCTCGCTCCACCTCAGTTCTATGAATTATGTAGGCTGTGCAACTTCTCCTCGCTGAATGATTTACACAAGTTCAACTCTGATCGAGCTTTAGAAGGATGCGAACGTTGGCTGCCTGTGACATTAACTGCTGCAGATGGCTTCATTCAGCTCTTACCAG gtGATGAGTTATACCCTGAAGACCCAGATTATACAGGcgaaaagaaaataactttgtcAACAGATAAGACAGTTGAAGATCTCATGAAAGAGGGTAGTATATTTCACAGgatagtaataaaaaataccAATACTCTTGCTGTCTATGTTAATATTCAAGCAAAATATAAACATATGAATCCATTGATGATAAACACTGATAGTTCAAGCTACAATAGCAGATTATAA